The following proteins are encoded in a genomic region of Gossypium hirsutum isolate 1008001.06 chromosome D05, Gossypium_hirsutum_v2.1, whole genome shotgun sequence:
- the LOC107905045 gene encoding serine/threonine protein phosphatase 2A 55 kDa regulatory subunit B alpha isoform isoform X2: MHFASISFHCWFFVPLPVLCSSSPLKKSLVLCSSSPPPVTSQETNLVARCRRVYGHAHDYHINFIQITVIARSPPIS; the protein is encoded by the exons ATGCACTTTGCTTCCATCTCTTTTCATTGCTGGTTCTTTGTTCCTCTGCCGGTTCTTTGTTCCTCTTCTCCACTGAAGAAGTCTCTGGTTCTTTGTTCCTCTTCTCCACCACCG GTAACAAGTCAGGAGACCAACCTAGTGGCTAGATGTCGACGAGTATACGGCCATGCTCATGATTATCACATCAATTTTATTCAAATAACAG TAATTGCTAGATCCCCACCAATCAGTTAG
- the LOC107905045 gene encoding uncharacterized protein isoform X1 — protein sequence MHFASISFHCWFFVPLPVLCSSSPLKKSLVLCSSSPPPVTSQETNLVARCRRVYGHAHDYHINFIQITGSLPRFPFKVCILEKAYDSLVVMVKDDCFFK from the exons ATGCACTTTGCTTCCATCTCTTTTCATTGCTGGTTCTTTGTTCCTCTGCCGGTTCTTTGTTCCTCTTCTCCACTGAAGAAGTCTCTGGTTCTTTGTTCCTCTTCTCCACCACCG GTAACAAGTCAGGAGACCAACCTAGTGGCTAGATGTCGACGAGTATACGGCCATGCTCATGATTATCACATCAATTTTATTCAAATAACAG GCTCTCTTCCCCGCTTCCCATTCAAAGTTTGCATTCTGGAGAAGGCATATGATTCTCTAGTTGTAATGGTAAAGGATGATTGTTTCTTTAAATAA
- the LOC107905046 gene encoding probable glucan 1,3-beta-glucosidase A — translation MLVSSTMHLLSMCVLSLVLSCCQGRVDPNFRIRAVNLGGWLVTEGWIKPSLFDGIVNKDFLDGTALQFKSVTTGKYLSAEQGGGSIIVANRTTASGWETFRLWRINETAFNFRVFGKQFIGVDTDGNGIGIVAISKAPGHSETFEILRNSDDKNRVRIKAPNGYYLQAKTEEVVTADSQGSKGWGDDDPSVFVMKMTGRLEGEFQVTNGYGPENAPQVMREHWRTFIVEKDFKFISQNGLNAVRIPVGWWIASDPTPPPPFVGGSLQALDNAFQWAKKYGLKVIIDLHAAPGSQNGWEHSGSRDSSQEWGKTDETITQTVAVIDFLASRYAKSPSLYAVELINEPLSPGATLSSVIEYYKAGYAAVRRHTSTAFVVMSNRLGPMKPRELFPMASGFKRSVIDVHYYNLFEDMFNNMTVQQNIDFVYNNRSSQLNYVTTSNGPLTFVGEWVAEWQVVGAGKEDYQRLAEAQMEVYGRASFGWAYWTLKNVNKHWSLEWMINNGYIKL, via the exons ATGTTAGTGTCGTCAACAATGCATCTATTAAGCATGTGTGTCCTGTCTTTGGTTTTATCTTGCTGTCAGGGAAGGGTAGATCCGAATTTCCGGATTCGAGCAGTTAATCTAGGAGGTTGGCTTGTGACCGAAGGTTGGATTAAACCTTCCCTTTTTGATGGCATCGTCAACAAAGATTTTCTG GATGGAACTGCACTTCAGTTTAAGTCAGTAACAACCGGGAAATATCTTTCCGCCGAGCAAGGTGGAGGAAGTATCATAGTGGCCAACCGGACAACTGCTTCTGGTTGGGAAACCTTTAGA CTGTGGAGGATCAATGAGACAGCTTTTAATTTTAGGGTCTTTGGGAAGCAATTCATTGGAGTTGACACGGACGGGAATGGGATTGGCATAGTAGCTATCTCAAAAGCTCCTGGACATTCAGAGACCTTCGAGATTTTGCGGAACTCCGATGATAAGAACCGGGTTCGGATCAAAGCTCCAAATGGGTACTATTTACAG GCAAAAACAGAAGAAGTGGTGACGGCTGATTCACAAGGAAGTAAAGGATGGGGAGACGATGATCCATCAGTATTTGTGATGAAGATGACAGGAAGGTTGGAGGGCGAGTTTCAAGTGACCAATGGCTATGGCCCTGAAAATGCTCCACAAGTCATGAGG GAGCATTGGAGGACATTCATTGTGGAAAAAGACTTCAAATTCATATCACAAAATGGGCTAAATGCTGTGAGAATACCAGTAGGATGGTGGATCGCCAGCGATCCGACACCACCTCCGCCCTTTGTTGGCGGCTCGTTGCAAGCATTAGACAATGCCTTCCAATGGGCAAA GAAATATGGATTAAAAGTTATAATTGATCTACATGCTGCACCTGGTTCACAAAATGGTTGGGAGCACAGCGGTTCCAGAGATAGCTCCCAGGAATGGGGCAAAACAGATGAAACCATAACCCAAACAGTAGCTGTCATAGATTTCTTAGCATCCAG ATATGCAAAGAGCCCAAGCCTTTATGCAGTCGAGCTCATCAACGAGCCCCTCTCACCGGGAGCAACACTGTCGAGCGTGATCGAATACTACAAAGCCGGTTACGCCGCCGTGCGTAGGCACACTTCAACAGCTTTCGTGGTGATGTCGAACAGGCTAGGACCGATGAAACCGAGGGAGCTGTTTCCAATGGCCAGTGGCTTTAAGCGATCTGTTATTGATGTACATTATTACAACCTTTTCGAAGACATGTTTAACAACATGACTGTCCAACAGAACATTGATTTTGTATACAACAATCGGTCCTCGCAGCTGAATTATGTTACGACATCTAATGGTCCTCTAACTTTTGTCG GGGAATGGGTGGCTGAGTGGCAAGTTGTTGGAGCTGGTAAAGAGGATTACCAACGGTTGGCGGAGGCTCAAATGGAGGTGTATGGGAGGGCAAGTTTTGGTTGGGCATACTGGACTCTGAAGAACGTTAACAAACATTGGAGTCTGGAATGGATGATCAACAATGGCTATATCAAGCTTTAG
- the LOC107905047 gene encoding FCS-Like Zinc finger 6: MQLGKRPRPRQPMKRTTSLMEITFDLNTSNVAEAAPPPDPLNPFKNHPKQQAGVWGPQIQADDGGLDQRSLATVSPRVHRRHLADFMETPHFLRSCGLCRRRLVPGRDIYMYRGDSAFCSLECRQQQMNQDEKREKCSIASKKQAAASSVARSGVSAKGETVAAVQLY; the protein is encoded by the exons ATGCAGCTAGGGAAGAGACCGAGGCCGAGGCAACCGATGAAGAGAACGACAAGCTTGATGGAGATCACTTTTGATCTAAACACAAGCAACGTTGCTGAAGCAGCTCCACCGCCTGATCCACTTAACCCTTTTAAAAACCACCCTAAACAGCAAGCTGGCGTTTGGGGTCCACAGATACAGGCTGATGATGGAGGTTTAGATCAGCGGTCCTTGGCGACGGTGTCACCTAGAGTTCATAGGAGACACTTAGCTGATTTTATGGAAACCCCTCATTTCTTAAGGTCTTGCGGTCTTTGCAGACGTCGCCTTGTTCCTGGACGTGATATTTATATGTAcag GGGTGATAGTGCATTTTGCAGCCTAGAGTGCAGGCAACAACAGATGAACCAAGACGAGAAAAGAGAGAAATGTTCGATAGCATCCAAGAAACAAGCCGCCGCTTCATCTGTTGCCAGATCCGGTGTCTCCGCCAAAGGCGAGACGGTTGCCGCCGTACAGTTATATTAA